One Gottschalkia purinilytica DNA window includes the following coding sequences:
- a CDS encoding NAD(P)H-dependent oxidoreductase, whose translation MDKETKKKEILDAFNFRHACKEFDETKKISKDDMNFILETARLSPSSFGFEPWRLINIKNDDLKTKLLDTTWGAQKQLPTSSDFIVILARKDDMRYDSEYIHNFMKEIQKVPEEMLETRINVFKNFQESGFKLLESERTLFDWACKQTYILLGNVMTAAAQIGIDSCPVEGFDREKTEDLLHREGVIDKNKFGISVMVAFGYRKADPSRPKTRQNIEEILEVIE comes from the coding sequence ATGGATAAAGAAACTAAGAAAAAAGAAATATTAGATGCTTTTAATTTTCGTCATGCATGTAAAGAATTTGACGAAACTAAAAAGATATCAAAGGATGATATGAATTTTATATTAGAAACAGCAAGATTATCTCCTAGTTCTTTTGGATTTGAACCATGGAGACTAATAAATATTAAGAATGATGATCTTAAGACTAAATTATTAGATACTACATGGGGAGCGCAGAAACAACTTCCTACTTCTAGTGACTTTATAGTAATTCTTGCTAGAAAGGATGACATGAGATATGATTCAGAATATATACATAACTTTATGAAAGAGATACAAAAAGTACCAGAAGAAATGTTAGAAACAAGAATAAATGTTTTTAAAAACTTTCAGGAAAGTGGATTTAAATTATTAGAAAGTGAAAGAACATTATTTGATTGGGCATGTAAACAAACCTATATTTTATTAGGTAATGTTATGACAGCTGCGGCGCAAATAGGAATTGATTCTTGTCCTGTTGAAGGATTTGATAGAGAAAAGACAGAGGACCTTTTACACAGAGAAGGCGTAATAGATAAGAATAAATTTGGAATATCTGTTATGGTTGCGTTTGGATATAGAAAGGCAGATCCTAGTAGACCTAAAACGAGACAAAATATAGAGGAAATATTAGAGGTTATAGAATAG